The Salvelinus namaycush isolate Seneca chromosome 16, SaNama_1.0, whole genome shotgun sequence genome has a segment encoding these proteins:
- the LOC120060652 gene encoding adenosine deaminase-like, with protein MAEHFTEQIVFNKPKIELHVHLDGALRVETILDVAKRRGITLPASTVEDMRQICVIHQPATLTEFLGKFAEYMHVIAGDREAIKRIAYEFVEDKAKEGVIYVEVRYSPHLLANTNVEPIPWNQKEGDLSPDEVVHLVNQGLAEGEKAYKIKARSILCCMRHMPSWSMDVVELCKKYKKNGVVAIDLAGDESLNCEAYPGHRMAYEEAARCGIHRTVHAGEVGPASVVKEAVEVLKAERVGHGYNTLKDQVLYKQLLEQNMHFEVCPISSRLTGACHPDFTEHPVITFRKDKANYSLNTDDPLIFNSTLQLDYSTAQEYMGFTEEEFKRLNINSANSSFLPEKEKKDLVNELYEAYGMVEDTVF; from the exons ATTGAGCTGCATGTGCATCTTGATGGCGCTCTCCGAGTGGAGACCATCCTAGACGTTGCCAA GCGACGTGGGATCACCCTGCCTGCAAGCACAGTGGAGGACATGAGACAAATCTGTGTAATACACCAGCCTGCCACCCTCACAGAGTTCCTTGGCAAGTTCGCAGAGTACATGCACGTTATTGC TGGCGACAGAGAGGCGATCAAGAGGATAGCTTATGAGTTTGTGGAGGACAAAGCCAAAGAAGGGGTCATCTACGTTGAAGTCAGATACAGCCCACACTTGCTGGCTAACACTAACGTAGAACCCATTccatggaaccaaaaaga AGGTGACCTGAGCCCAGATGAGGTGGTTCACTTGGTGAACCAGGGACTGGCCGAGGGAGAGAAGGCATACAAAATCAAAGCCAGGTCCATTCTGTGCTGCATGCGCCACATGCCAA GCTGGTCCATGGATGTGGTGGAGTTGTGTAAGAAGTATAAGAAGAACGGAGTGGTGGCTATTGATCTGGCAGGAGACGAGTCACTCAACTGTGAGGCCTACCCAGGACACAGGATGGCCTATGAG GAAGCAGCGAGATGTGGGATCCACAGAACAGTCCATGCAGGAGAGGTGGGCCCTGCCTCTGTGGTGAAAGAG GCTGTGGAGGTCCTGAAAGCAGAGAGAGTAGGACATGGATACAACACACTGAAGGATCAAGTGTTGTACAAACAGCTCCTGGAGCAGAACATGCATTTTGAG GTGTGTCCCATATCCAGCAGACTGACTGGAGCCTGTCATCCAGACTTCACCGAGCATCCTGTCATCAC attCAGGAAGGATAAGGCCAACTACTCCCTGAACACAGATGACCCTTTGATTTTCAACTCCACCCTGCAATTAGACTACAGCACTGCCCAGGAGTACATGGGCTTCACTGAGGAGGAATTCAAGAGACTG AACATAAACTCCGCTAACTCCAGCTTCTTGcctgagaaggagaagaaggatcTTGTTAACGAGTTGTATGAAGCCTATGGGATGGTGGAGGACACTGTCTTTTGA